atctccgattaatcattttaaAGAGCGATCCGTTCCGTTTTtccaaaattcgtttaattaatcggtcaacgttAATTGATGGgtaaaaatcgaatttggtaattaaagtcggttaaagtcaaaattggtcagcattttaacatgaatttaaattagaaatttatagtttttgaataaaatgaataaatttagacaattatgttaaagtttatttttatgtttatgattttcttgtatatttacacataatttttGAAAATTAagatttaaatgtataaagtacaatccgattaatccccgaattaccgattaatccttctaaagacctgaccgattaatccccgaatagcgaattttgcaacgttGATCTTTACCAATGCAATGTTATTGTCGACCATTAGTTGTTATTCTCGTCACAGaaacatttattttttttataatttcaaAATAGTTGATTGTTTTTTGCTCGAGTGCTCATTTTTTGGTCTAAATAAAACCTCAGTTTCATCATGAGGGTATCTTAGCAGACGCCTAACCGAAAGTCTGGGTGGATCCTCGTATACATGCGATACCCCACCAATTCGTGTCGTGATCAAACCTCCATCTTGTCGATTGTGTTGACTTCTGATAGTCAAACTATCTGAGTTGACTTCCTACATAGGTGGAGAGACTCGATGAATCCCACGTGTGTCATTTTCATCTTCCACTCTACATCACCATTGTTCCCTCTTTTCAACTCTATCTATCTTCCAACTTAAAATTCAGTTACAAACTCAAGAAATTATTGTGAAAATTAAATACATGACCGAGTATAAACTATAAAGTTTCAATGTTCTTTACTAACATCACCATTGTTCACTAATAGTGATTGACAACATGAAAGCTATACTTTTTAAAAGCTTTAATTGATAGTAACATGTTCCATGTTATATTATACAGTAGTAATAGTAAAGAATAAAGGGACTTTTAACAAGACTTCCAATATAAACCCATTATACCTAGTGGTCTTGATCATGTACTTATTACTCAGCCCTGTTAACATCATTTTCTAGTTGATCaacagttcataaaatagcatcatTTGAGGTTTCaatatatcattaataatgttcatttacACGGCATGGTGTATGACTTTCGACATTTTTTAGAAGAATTAAGTTAGCTTCTTATTTTGGCACttctattttattaaaaaaataaaaaataaaaaataaaaaaaaaaaaaaacttgattaTGGAGTTCCAGTGTATCAACACTACTAAAACATCAGTAACAATAATGTGACATGAGAATCTTGTGATGCTTACTTCATACTGATGTCAGTAATCATTAGGAGTTTCACAATGGGAGTGATCTCATCAGCAATTATTAGGCTGTAGAAAAACAAGGAAATTTTTTGTTGATATATCGCGTAATCTTATCTAATacggagtattagtattattgggcTAATGTCCTCTTAAAATACATAGCTATAAACAAAATATATTATTCTCAGGCTATATGTAAAAAATGCTAAAGAACAAAAAATCaccattaattaaattttaaaacaaaccgtggaatattaacaatgggttaacagTCAAGAATCCTCCTATTCATACatacaatacaacaacaataacaattaacaATGTACATAAAATTAACATATTTAAACCCCGAAAGGAAGAGGAAAGAAATGATACTAACAATAACTATATCCCGGTTGTGATCACCGTGTTCATGAGTTACTGTCCAATACGCCTTTTAGAAAATTCAGGCCTTCTGCCGATATACTCCTCCTGACTCGTGTTTGAGGTATCTCGATTCTTTGAGGAGGATCAGCCGAAAAACAAACGACTATCACCGTTAAATTATCACACGTGTTCCTTTTTAAAGCTTCCCGAACCAATTCTCTTGAACATCGTTCTGGATCATTATGAACCATCAATTCTTTTCTGGTTATTGTAACCGCACATTGACTACTCATTACATCCCAAAGACCATCACATCCAATAATTAAAAACTCATCATCTTCAGCCAATATGATTTGTTGCAGCTCTGGCTCGGCGCTTAATGGGCTGGTTGAACCTTTAGGGCCTTTCATGTGCCAATCTCCTAAGGCTCTAGCCACTGATAATTGACCATTTAAGTACCCGTCGTATATGGCTCCACCGAGCTGTTCTATTCTTAGTCTCTCGGATGGGCAATTTGGTTTGTGGTCTTTTGATACTTCAATTGCCCTACCTCGTTTACCTAACACAGCCCGACAATCGCCAGCATTTGCAACTACCATCAttctgaaggaaacaaagaacatatAAACAAATCAATAATTCAACAGATTCACAATACTGTTTTCTAAAGGCCACAACTTTATTCCTTTACAACTTAAAAAATGAAACCTGAAACGGGTCAAATAAAAAAAAGATATAGTTGTAAATGATGCGAGACAAATGGGTTTGAAAGTAAAAGTCAACCATGATTAATTAATATGCTTAAAACCTCTCTGTATTACATTAAAATGACTCTTTCAACTATATCTTATAAAGTAAAGAATTCGGCAGGTCAACCTGAATCTTTAATATTAGCACTACAGGGTTACCAATTTTGACCTGATTCTCCTGTTTTGACCCCTCTACTAATTTTAAATATAGGGTCCCATGAACTAAAGTCAAAATTGCGATAAGCCACCAGATGAACATTCCGCACCTCTCATTTTTGCAAAAAATGCGGTCTCCCTGACTCGAACCTGTGATGGGAAGATCACAAAGGCGTAACCTTAGGGGCTGCTCCAAATCTCGCCTCTAATACATATATGTTTCTAGAAATCACAATCCTAAGATGATTCCAAGCCTAAAAAACTCGAGGTGGCAACTTTAACCGTTTACTTAAGAATGGGTCGGTTCAGGTCATAATTATCAAAGTAGGTCAAATGGGTATATTAGATACAAAGGATATGGATTTAACAGGTCCATAGTAGCCCAATGTGTATTGTCAATCCTTACTGTCTACTAAATCCTTTTACTCAAAAATGATAATCATTTATCATACCTGACACATATTTAACCAAACCAATAACACCCTTTCTGACCAATGAAATAAAATACACATTTTTACTTGTTACCCAAACCCGCCCATTTTGCCACCACTCCAAAAACCAGGAGCAAGTCCAATACCTTCCAAATATGAGAGCAGTTAATGCGGTGGTTCCCGATGAGATGTCAAGAGATGTATTGTCAGCAAATTCGTGATCAGCTTTGACAAATGCATTCTGAATCGCCTTCTCTAAACAAACTGGAAACTGGGAATCTTCAATAATGTACTTTAATATGTTCTGTCTTACGTAAGTTGCAGCGTCCGTACCACCATGTCCATCAAAAACCTGTTCAAATAAATTCATCATGTTCAGTTCAAAACATTTAACTTTCAAAACGATAATATCATCATAAAGATACAATTTTCACGTACGCCATAAAATGCTCCAGGGGTGGGAAAACCTTCTGTCGCGTCTAAATACTTGTGAAGGTTATCTATACATATATGTTCGTCCTCCATATATTGTTTTGGTCCTTTTTCTGCACAGCTTCCGGATCGTATCACGGGCACAAATTCAGATTTTCCCTCTGTCACAGACTTCACACTGACAATCCCGACACCAATGTCCTAAAAAAGTGATAACCAATCATTATACAAAATCCATAAATCCTTTCTTTAACTAATAGTTCCTTAATCTATCAGAAGGTGGATTTTTTTCATCTAATCATTGAAAGAAAGAGTAGTGGTTACCATATAGGATGTTAGTTAATAATTAAGCTTTAAATCTTCAAATACTGTCGTAACTATGCCgttaaaaatattattactaataatcggCAACAAGTACTACTATGAATCAACAAGTAACGCACTTTAAAAAAGATAACAAGTTATGCATATCATCATAAACAAAAATGGTTTAATATACCTGATTGAGCAGCGTTGCAGTGCTCATACTATGTCTGACACCAGATAAATGCCTAGGAGGTTTTCGATTTGCCATTCGTTTCAATTGATCTGAATTATGTGATATCTCATCATCTGCAATAGCTACATTATCCTTGTCAAAACCACCTTCTAACATCACATAAGCCGGCGAAAATTCAATACCCGCAGCCATATTGTTTCTTTGTGCATAAAACCCCCAATTTCAACCAATTGCCAACACAATTCTCTTCCACAAATTGTTAATATTTTCGCAATCGAATCGCACCAAACTGCTATGTTTCTGTTCCTTTACCCCAATCACAAACCACAATCAAGTATAATTTTctcttctaattctaattctaattcctGATAATAATGAATTGATTATCGTAGATAACGAGAGATATAAACCTGAATCAATACAACTATGGTCGAAATTTTGCCCAAATTCGAGCAATTGATGATAAAAGTTGGGTTTCAATCAAGCTGTTTAACATGTATCAACAATCTAAGCAGTGGATGATGATCAATTAATTTCGGATCAATTTCACGAACTGAGATCCTAATTCTGATATAATAGAACAAAATTAACAATGATTGAAAGAGGAAAAATTAGGGTAAATAAACAAGAAATGAAATTGCTCACGGTTGAATGCGAAGATTATGATGCTTTTGTATGTCTTATAAATCAAAGTTGTCAGCGTCTTTAACTTAAGATGATTTATGTTATtatgatatagatatatagatatatagatatagatatatatatagatatagagaggaatGGGGAATTTTAGAGGGAGGAAATGTTGGAGATGAAAATAAGGGTGCAATAATTATTTGTATACCATAATTGATATTGAGTAATTGTTAAAGTAAGGTCCCTATAGTTTTTATAAAATACTTCAAGGCCCTCATGTAAAGTAAAATTGCACTAACGCTGCAACTTATGTTGATATgatgtatgtatttttttttttttctttttgaaaggcaattttattattatcacaaaaGATTACAGCCATCATGGGGCATAAAACAGCCCGTTTATCTACAATAGAATGGGCAAAAACAACCCATTTCTCTACACAAGTGTAACTCGACAGCTAAACTACAAGTAGGACATTTTGTTGCTAAGGTAGAAACCAAATGACCCACAACTCAAAATAAAAGAGAACTCGGATTATGCAACCAATCATGTCAAACAATATTCTTCGACTTCATCTTTTCCCGACCCATTCATAACTCAAAATTTGGATTTCACTTAGAGCAACTGGCGGGTTCCAAcacttttttttttgaaaacttttTGGTTTCGATTCTTCCAAATGAGATACATACACGTCCATTCTACCGCTTGCCATATCTTCGCATCCGTTTCCGACATCGCACAATTTGCATTCCCTTTGAAAATTTCATTTATACTCCAATTTGTCAAACCACCAAAACCCTACCAATTGAAAACCTTTGACCAAATATCATTTGCAAGAGGACAAAGGATAAGAGAGTGGTCGACGGACTCAATTCCGCCATCGCATATAGGGCAACGGACGGAGTGTAAATCAATACCACGCTTATCCAATTCCTCTAAAACCGGAATGCGCCTACGTCTCGCTCTCCATACAAAAACTTCCACTTTTTTTTTGGGACAAAATTATTCCACAAAGTTTCGTTACaaatattattaacactaatagttCTAGAATTAATAATACCCGTAAGTTCTTTTGTTGAGAAAGTTCCTTTTGAAGACAACTTCCAAACCCATGAATCTTCATTGTTCCCGTACCCCTGAAACTGACCCAGCAAGTTTTTTAAATGCACCAATTCGCTGATGTTTCTGCCCCTCGGTTCACGAACCCATGATCCACAAAAGCTGAAATTTTTACCATCCCGAACCAATCTTTCGCTGACTTTAGCACTTAAGCAGGAATCCAATCTAGCTAATCTTGAGAATTTATTTTTTAACGGCTCACAAATAAGCCACAGATCATTCCAAAATGAGGTGGAGCATCCGTCGTCAATCTTCTTCATAAAAGAGTTCCTGAAATTAATGTCAAGAGAATCTATGCATTCTCCAACCTTCACAATGTTTAGCTAAGTAGTATTACAAGAAGAATGATTATAAAAAGACCCACCCGCACCCAAATGACCCGACGCCATATATACTCGAAATAACTTTGACCCACAAGGAGTTAGTTTTGGTcgtgaacctccaccaccaccactTGCCAATCAAAGCTAAGTTTTTATTTTTTAAAGACCCCAAATTTAGGCCACCTTCCTCGAAAGGAC
This genomic window from Rutidosis leptorrhynchoides isolate AG116_Rl617_1_P2 chromosome 2, CSIRO_AGI_Rlap_v1, whole genome shotgun sequence contains:
- the LOC139894537 gene encoding probable protein phosphatase 2C 27 produces the protein MAAGIEFSPAYVMLEGGFDKDNVAIADDEISHNSDQLKRMANRKPPRHLSGVRHSMSTATLLNQDIGVGIVSVKSVTEGKSEFVPVIRSGSCAEKGPKQYMEDEHICIDNLHKYLDATEGFPTPGAFYGVFDGHGGTDAATYVRQNILKYIIEDSQFPVCLEKAIQNAFVKADHEFADNTSLDISSGTTALTALIFGRMMVVANAGDCRAVLGKRGRAIEVSKDHKPNCPSERLRIEQLGGAIYDGYLNGQLSVARALGDWHMKGPKGSTSPLSAEPELQQIILAEDDEFLIIGCDGLWDVMSSQCAVTITRKELMVHNDPERCSRELVREALKRNTCDNLTVIVVCFSADPPQRIEIPQTRVRRSISAEGLNFLKGVLDSNS